TCATCCTCATGCGCCACGGCGCGGTCGTGGCCGAGGGCTGGTGGGCGCCGTACGGCCCCGACCGCGTGCAGCTGCTGTACTCGCTCAGCAAGAGCTTCACGTCGACCGCCGCCGGGTTCGCGCGCGCCGAGGGCCTGCTCGAGCTCGACCGACCCGTCATCGAGTACTTCCCCGAGTACGACGCCGAGATCACCGACGAGCGCATGCGCCGCATGACGGTGCGCCACATCGCGTCGATGGCGAGCGGCCACGCGACCGAGACGATCGACCGCGCGCTCGAGGCGGGCCGCGGCGACATGGTGCTCGGCTTTCTGCGCACGCCCCTCGACGCCGAGCCGGGCACGATCTTCGCCTACAACCAGCCGTGCACCTACACCCTCGCGGCGATCATCCAGCGCGCCACGGGTGAGAGCCTCGTCGAGTACCTGCGCCCGCGCCTGCTCGACCCGCTCGGCATCGGCGACGTCTTCTGGATCGAGGCGCCGCCCGGCCGCAACCTCGGCTTCAGCGGCCTGCACGCGACGACGGATGCCGTGGCCCGCCTCGCGCAGCTCTACCTGCAGGGCGGCCGCTGGAACGACCGCCAGCTGCTCGACCCGCACTGGGTGCAGGAGGCCACACGGGTGCAGGTGCAGAACCCGGGCGACTGGGGTGCCGACTGGTCGCAGGGCTACGGCCTGCAGTTCTGGATGAACCGCCACGGCTACCGCGGCGACGGCGCCTTCGGCCAGTTCTGCGTCGTGCTGCCCGAGCAGGACGCCGTGCTCGCGATCACGGCCGAGACCGTGCAGATGCAGCGCGTGCTCGACCGCGTGTGGCTGCATCTGCTGCCCGCGTTCGACCGCCCGGGAGAGGCGGATGCGGATGCCGCGGTCGCCGAGCGCCTCGCCTCGCGCCGGATGCCGCTCCCGCCCGAGACCGCATCCGTCGCCCCCGAGGGCTGGACGGGCGGCGAGTTCGCGACGCCCGGCGCCGATGCGCTCATCACGGCCGTGAACGTGCGCCCGGACGGCGACGGCTGGATGCTCGGCCTCGTCGACGCGGCGGGCGAGCTCGCGCTCCCCGTGGGCGTCGGCGAGTGGGCGGCCTCGGAGCCCGACGGACAGCCGATCGCGGTCGCGGGCGGCTGGACAGCCGACGCGTTCGTCGCCGACGTGCTCTTCCTCGACACCCCGCACACGCTGCGGGTCACGTGCGCGGAGGGCGGCACGGCGAGCGTCCGCTGGCTCACGACCCCCCTGCACGCCGACGACGCCCGCGGCCAGCGTCGGCCCGTCGACTGACGCAGACCGTAGGCTGACGCCATGACGCTTCCTCGCCGTCTCGGCGCCCTCGCGGTCGTGCTCGCGGCCGCCCTCTCCCTCTCCGGCTGCGGCATCCTGCCCCTCTTCCCGGGCGGTGGCGGCGGCGGTGGCGACCGCCCCGGCCCCACGGGCGAGGATGTGCCGGCCGAGCTCGAGCGCTACTACACGCAGGAGCTCGACTGGTCGAACTGCGGCGGCGGCATCGACTGCACCGACGTCACGGTGCCGATCGACTGGAGCGAGCCAGACGGCGACACGACGACCGTCGCGATCGCGCGCCACAAGGCGTCGGGCACGCCGCTCGGCTCGCTGCTCATCAACCCCGGCGGCCCCGGCGGATCGGGCTTCGACTTCGTGCGCGACTCGGCGGCCTACGTCGTGAGCTCCGAGGTGCTCGGGACGTACGACGTCATCGGCTTCGACCCGCGCGGTGTCAACCAGTCGGCTGCGGTCGAGTGCTACACCGACGCGGCCGACCAGGACGAGTGGCTCTACGGCACCTACGACGCCGCCTACGGCTCGGAGGCCTGGTACGCCGAGCTCACCGAGCGCGCGAAGACCTGGGCGGCGGCGTGCGAGGAGCACGCCGACGGGCTGCTCGGCCACCTCGACGCCGCATCCGTCGCTCGCGACATGGACGTCATCCGGGCACTGCTCGGCGACGAGCAGCTGCACTACCTGGGCTACTCGTACGGCACCTACCTCGGCACGATCTACGCGCAGCTGTTCCCCGAGAAGGTCGGCCGCATGGTGCTCGATGGCGCCGTCGACCCGACGGTCGGCGACCTCGAGGCGCTCGCGATCCAGATGGCGGGCTTCGACTCGGCCCTGCGCGCCTACATGGAGTGGTGCCTGCCGCAGTCCGACTGCCCGTTCCGGGGCGACGCGGATGCGGCGCTCCGGTCGATCCGCCAGATGCTCGAGACGGTCGACGGCCGCGGCTTCCGCTCCTCCGACGGGCGCGTGCTCGACTCGGCGACGGTCGCGACGGGCATCATCTTCACGCTCTACTCGGAGGGCAACTGGCCCTACCTCTCGCAGCTCTTCACGACGCTGCGCCAGGGCGACGCCGACACGGCGTTCCTGCTCGCGGACTCGTACAACGGCCGCGAGTTCGACGGCACGTACTCCGACAACGGGGGCGACATCTACACGGCCGTCACGTGCGACGAGGGCGACCTCGCCTCCGACGGCGTCGACGTCTTCGCGGGCCTCGACCGCATCGACGAGGCCGCGCCGATCCTCGGTCGCTACGCCGCGTACGACGACTACGCCGTGCTCAAGGCCGTGTGCTCGAACTGGCCCGCCGAGGTTGCCGAGCTGCCGACGGAGTTCTCGGCCGAGGGCGCACCGCCCATCATGGTCATCGGCACGACGAACGACCCCGCGACCCCGTACGCGAACGCCCAGCACCTCGCGAAGCTGCTCTCGAGCGGCTTCCTCGTGACCTACGAGGGCGAGGGCCACACGATCTACGCGCAGGGCGTCGCGTGCGTCGACGACACGGTCGACGCGTACCTCATCTCGGGGAAGGTACCGTCGGCCGACCCGATGTGCTGAGGCTCAGGCGCCCTCGCGCGGGGCGACGCGCGGCGGCCAGCTCGTCGCGCCGAGCTCGCGCGAGATGTTGCGGGCGGTCTCGCGCAGGTCGTTGAGCACCCCGTCGGCGGGCGGCCACTCGGTCGAGGGCAGCACGACGGCGACCGCCGCGACGAGCTCGCCGGATGCGTCGCCGACGGGCGCCGCGACGGACGACTCGCCGAGCACGGCCTCGTCCTCCTCGGTCGCGAAGCCCCGCTCGACGATGCCCGCGAAGGCGAGCGTGAGCTGCGCGGGGTCGGTGACGGTGTCGCCCGTGAGGCTCTGCAGCTGCCGCGAGAGCACGACCGACTGGTACTCGTCGTCGAAGGCGAGCAGCACCTTGCCCATGGCGGATGCGTGGGCCGGGATGGTCATACCCGTCTCGAGCATCTGCTGGCTGCCGTCGGGGCGGCGGTTGTGGTGGATGACGAGCACCTCGTCGAAGAGCTCGACGCCGAGGCGCACGGCGAGGCCGGTGCGGCGGGAGAGCTCGCGCGTCCAGCGCATGGCGCGGGCACGCACGTCGAGGGTGTC
The Protaetiibacter sp. SSC-01 genome window above contains:
- a CDS encoding IclR family transcriptional regulator, which gives rise to MIQAIDRAAKVLQSLQGARHLGISELAAALDLPPSTVHGIVKSLQEHGLVAKERNGQRYMLGPALVKLSNVYLDTLDVRARAMRWTRELSRRTGLAVRLGVELFDEVLVIHHNRRPDGSQQMLETGMTIPAHASAMGKVLLAFDDEYQSVVLSRQLQSLTGDTVTDPAQLTLAFAGIVERGFATEEDEAVLGESSVAAPVGDASGELVAAVAVVLPSTEWPPADGVLNDLRETARNISRELGATSWPPRVAPREGA
- a CDS encoding alpha/beta hydrolase, with amino-acid sequence MTLPRRLGALAVVLAAALSLSGCGILPLFPGGGGGGGDRPGPTGEDVPAELERYYTQELDWSNCGGGIDCTDVTVPIDWSEPDGDTTTVAIARHKASGTPLGSLLINPGGPGGSGFDFVRDSAAYVVSSEVLGTYDVIGFDPRGVNQSAAVECYTDAADQDEWLYGTYDAAYGSEAWYAELTERAKTWAAACEEHADGLLGHLDAASVARDMDVIRALLGDEQLHYLGYSYGTYLGTIYAQLFPEKVGRMVLDGAVDPTVGDLEALAIQMAGFDSALRAYMEWCLPQSDCPFRGDADAALRSIRQMLETVDGRGFRSSDGRVLDSATVATGIIFTLYSEGNWPYLSQLFTTLRQGDADTAFLLADSYNGREFDGTYSDNGGDIYTAVTCDEGDLASDGVDVFAGLDRIDEAAPILGRYAAYDDYAVLKAVCSNWPAEVAELPTEFSAEGAPPIMVIGTTNDPATPYANAQHLAKLLSSGFLVTYEGEGHTIYAQGVACVDDTVDAYLISGKVPSADPMC
- a CDS encoding serine hydrolase, which produces MGTADLPHSTPSAEGIDATGISALLDALEGDPDIRLHGLILMRHGAVVAEGWWAPYGPDRVQLLYSLSKSFTSTAAGFARAEGLLELDRPVIEYFPEYDAEITDERMRRMTVRHIASMASGHATETIDRALEAGRGDMVLGFLRTPLDAEPGTIFAYNQPCTYTLAAIIQRATGESLVEYLRPRLLDPLGIGDVFWIEAPPGRNLGFSGLHATTDAVARLAQLYLQGGRWNDRQLLDPHWVQEATRVQVQNPGDWGADWSQGYGLQFWMNRHGYRGDGAFGQFCVVLPEQDAVLAITAETVQMQRVLDRVWLHLLPAFDRPGEADADAAVAERLASRRMPLPPETASVAPEGWTGGEFATPGADALITAVNVRPDGDGWMLGLVDAAGELALPVGVGEWAASEPDGQPIAVAGGWTADAFVADVLFLDTPHTLRVTCAEGGTASVRWLTTPLHADDARGQRRPVD